From the Ignavibacteria bacterium genome, the window GACGAAAGAACACGTGCTGAATTTTTAAATCTTATAAATGCAGGATTACATTAATGAAGTCTGAATCTAAAGTCATTTGGGTAACTGGTGGATCAAGCGGAATTGGTCAGGCGATCGCAAAGAATTTCGCTAAGATCAACTGCAAAGTTTATATATCTTCACGGCGAAATACCGAACTTGAACGAACTGCAAAACAATTTTCGAAAGAAAAGTTGAAAGTTCATCCTCTCCCTTGCAATGTTGCATCTGAAACAAACGTTAGTGCCGTGGCGAAACAAATTTTTCGCGAGTCTGATAAAATTGATTGTCTTGTAAATTGTGCCGGGATCACTTCGTTTAAAGATGCAATTGACTCTTCAAATAGAGAGATAAAAGATATTGTAAACACAAATCTATTAGGTTCGATATTTTGTATGAAAGCTGTTCTTCCGGATATGATGAAAAAGAAATCCGGATTAGTTATAAACATCAGTTCAATTGCAGCTGAAAAAATCTATACCGGAAGTGCTGCTTATTCCGCCTCAAAGGCAGGAATTGTTGTATTCTCAAAAGTTGTTCGGGAAGAGATCAGAGAGTCCGGTGTTAAAATAGTGAATGTACTACCCGGTCCAACCGAAACACAAATGTGGAGTCAGCAGCAGAGAAAAGAATCATCCCACTTAATGATGAAACCGGATGATTTGGCACACATCATTGTCTCGATTTTTCTCCAGCCTGATGATGTAGTTACAGAAGAAATTTTAATCAGACCGATTACGGGGGATATTAAGATTTAGCACATTAATTGCTGTCACCGACCGGTCGGTGACAGCAGCAAGGATTTAGTTTAGCAGAGAATTGGAAATCGCTTTAAAGATTCAATATCTGACAGATCAAAAAAGATTCCAACCCGACTTGTCGGGATGGAATCTTTTCACTCTCTACTTTTTTTCAAATTTTTTTCAACTTTTTCTCCAAATGGCAGCAGTGGTTAGTTATAGCTTTTGCGGAGAGGGAGATTGGTTTTTCAGGAAAAAATTTATTTACCAACGATAAAAATTTGAATTTTATTGCTTGGTTTTTTATACACTATAACATTTTGACTGAATAGGTTCGGTCAAGAATGTTAAAACGCATTTCAGGAATTCCCCCCAGAATTTAATGGACTATATATGTTGTGGAGATCATTCTATCCACAATAACTCAACCAAATAGTCGTATTTTTTTACTGAAAATAATGAGGAAAAATACAAAAGAGTGAATATCTCCAAAGAAATTGAGCTCTCTGTAATTATTTGTGTCAATCCAGTCTGGACCAATGTATTTGTCCAAAAATTTAATAACTTAATATCGAGGTAAACTAAAATGAAAAGAATTCAATTAATTTCCTCTTAATAATGTTGTTTATATTAAGGCTTTTTCCCAGAGTGTATCTTTTACTAATTTTGCTGAATATCTTACAGATTCAGCTCCGACGGGAATTGCCACCGCAGATTTCAATAACGATAATATTGCAGATATTGCAATAAGCAATCACTGGATTGGAGAAATTGCTATCTACAATGGTAATGGCGACGGCACTTTTACTGTGAGTGGAAATTATAGTGCTGGCTCCTGGCCTGGAAATATATACACTGCTGATTTAATAGTGATGGATTTGTTGATATCGTATTGGGTCACGCTTATGCTTTTATCGGAGTACTATTGAATAATGGCAGCGGAGAATTTCCAACTTATACTCAATATGATGTTGGTTCAATTTGGTTTGCAGACCCCTACACAATAGCGGTTGGTCGTTTTGATAATGATGCAATCATTGATTTGATAGTAGCAAATTACGGGACTAATGAACTGAGTTTTTTCAAAGGAAATGGTAATGGAACTTTTCAATCTCAAGTTATTACTTATGGAATAAGTTCACCGCTTGCACAGATTGCAAAAGATTTTAACGGGGATAATAAATTGGATCTTTTACTCACAATCCAACCAGAGCATAAGGTAAGAGTTTTATTGGGCAATGGGGATGGGACATTTTCATTTGGACAAGAATATAATGTCGGAACTTTCCCAACGTTTTCTGCTGCAGGTGATTTTAATAAGGATTCTAAATGGGATTTTGTAGTCGGAAATGTTGGCAGTCATAACCTTAGTGTGATGTTCGGTAATGGAGATGGAACATTTTCTAATCATTTGGTTTTACCTGTTGGGCTTAATCCTCAAGGTGTGGTAGTTGGAGATTTCGATCTTGATAATAATGATGATATCGCGGTTACTAATGTTTCTTCGAATTCAGTAAGTGTAATACTCAGTAATGGGAATGAAACTTTTCAAAGCAAGGTTGATTTTCCAGTGGGCACAACACCAGTGCTCATGGTCAGTGGATATTTTAATGGAGATAATAAATTAGATTTTGGTGTAATACATGGCAGCCAAAAATTATTTATACTTATTAATAACACAATTATCGAAAAAACAAGTTACGAGTTAATTCACGAAACGAAGATTTTGCTAAGCCCTTATCTCACCAATTCAGACAAAAAAATTCGAGAAGCCATAGCTGAGGTGATAAAACATATTGATAAAAGTTTAGGAACTGAACTGTGGGAAGATGGCAATCATCTCACATTCAAAGGGAATCAAGTATTTAATTCGATTAAGGTCGCAATAAAAGAGCTATCCGTAAAGATAATTAAAAAATATTCCGGAGCTGTAGCCGTTGATGCTGCTTCAGCAATTAGTTCAATGGTTACGGCTGCTGAAAAGTTGGCGCAGAATTCTATAAATGAAGTGGTTTGCAATGGAGATCAACAATGCATTCTCAATTTGCAAAAAGCGTTAGATGAAATGTCTCTCGCACTTGCTGAGCTTGGATTTCTTAATTATGAAAAATCCATTGACCACTTCAGTAAAGCGTGGGTGTTTTCGCAGATAGCTATGAAAAAAGCTGTTCAAAAATCTCCTGATGAAAATAATTACTCAAGTACTTATGTTCCTGAAGAATTTAATCTGCTTCAAAACTATCCCAATCCATTCAATCCATCTACAAGGATAAGTTTTGATTTACCTGAAGCTTCAGTTGTAACTCTTAAAATATATAACATGCTGGGACAAGAAGTAGCTTCCCTCATTTCCGATGAATTATATCGTGCCGGTAGTCATGAAAAGGTTTTTGATGCGAGTGGTTATCCAAGCGGAGTTTATATTTATAGAATAAGTGCAAATAACTATTCAGTCCAGAGGAAAATGATATTGGCAAAGTAGAAATTCTGGCGCTCACTAATTACAGAATCAAAGATTCCATCCCGACAAGTCGGGATGGAATCTTTCTTAAAGAAAAAGCTTCCATCTTTCAATTTAGTAGTTCGACTTAATTAAGTTGGAAGCTTCTTGTGTTTAGGAGGTCGCTCTAATCTTTTGGGGGTGGGGGAGGAAGTGGTCTTCCCATTCTCTCACGGAAATTGTCTTTTCTTTGTTGAAATCTTTGCCTGACACCTTCAGAAAACCTATGTCTCATTTGTTTAAAGGTTTCTTTTTGTTGGTCATCTAAGAGATTATAGATGTCGAACCAATGTGCAAGCCGCACTTTTTGCATTTGTGATTTGACTTGTGAAATTTTATCCATTGCGGATTCAATATTTTTCTTCTCTACTTTTTCTGCTTTCCATTGATTCTTCATGTCAACGGATAGTTTCTTAATCTCTGCCTGATAATCGATCATTGCTTTTTGATGACTATAGCGAAGTTTTTCTATTTGAGCTTGTTGATCCTTTGTCAGATCGAGTTCTTTCGCAATCATCCCGCACATTCTCCCCATCCCTTTTCTTTGACCACGTTGGGCAAATGCGTCGCTTGAAAAAATTAGTATTAATGAAAACATCACTAATACTACAAATACAAATGTTTTTTTCATTTCACAGCTCCTGATATTTAATTGTTGTTGTCATTTTGGTATTTTGACAATATATATCGTTAAAAGTTTAATCAGCCAACACGTTCCGTGTCGAGGGACGAGTTCGAAATATTAAACCTTATTTGACCCATATTGTCTAATTTAAGCAGCCAGATTATGCAGAATAGAGATGATTTCATACTAATAGATGAATTTATTGAAGGAGATGCCAAAGCTTTTGGCGTACTGGTTGAAAGATACAAAAGAAAAATATATATGACAGCTTACAGAATTCTTGGCAACCACGAAGATGCCGACGATATAACTCAGGAAGTGATATTAAAAATGTATAGCAGCTTGAGCACATTTAGAAAAGAATCATCAATCTTTACTTGGCTTTATAAGATTACAACAAATCTATCGCTAAATGAATTAAAGAGAAAAAAGATAAAAAATTTTTTCAGCTTAGATGCGGTTACAGATTACTTAGCGGATGAAAAGACTTCATCGCCAGAAAGCAAGTTGGGTGAAAAGGAACTTTCTTCAAAAATTCAGGATGCAATAAATAAATTGCCGGAAAAGCAGCGGGTTGTTTTCACACTTCGGTTTTATGAAGAACTTCCGTATGAAGAAATCTCAAAAATTGTCGGCACCTCTGTTGGAGCATTGAAAGCAAATTATTTTCATGCATTTAATAAAATGGTTAAGGAGTTGAAAAATGTCGTGTGAAAAGATTAAACCATTATTGTTTGATTACTTCGAAAAAAATATCTCTGAAGGGAGAGTAAGAAATTTAAAATCGCATTTAGAAACTTGCAGATTTTGTGCTGAAGAGCTTACGGAGTTTGAAAATTTATCTCAACTGCTCAAAAAAGAGACCTCGGAACTAATCAACAAACACTTTTTCTATTTTGAAAACTTAAGATTGAACAATTCCAATAAACTTTTCGAAGTCCGGAAACAAATGGCTCCCATCTTTCGTTTTGCTGCTGGTCTGGCGTTAGTATTTTATCTCGCGGCTCTCTTTCTGTTCACTAATTTCACAGGATGGAATATTCCTTCAAATGAATTTCAAACATCTCAATTAATTTATCCGAACTCTGGAAGTGAATTGATAAATGATAATTCTTACGAGAATATCGGTAAATTATATGATCAGATATCGGATGAAACTATAATGCAGTCAGATTATCTCAATGGTGAATATGAAATGCTTATGCAAATGAATTCGAAATTAATACCGAGTGTTGAAAATTATCTTGGAAGGGACTACAATTTAATTGGATTGAGTGAAAGCGATTTTGATCAAATTTTGAAATCACTTAATTATAAAGAGATTATTTAGGAGTACAAATGAAATATTTAATCATACTGCTTATCGCTTTCTCTGCATCAACATCTTTTAGTCAGCAGAGAATGCAAATGCGAGAACATCAACGGGATAAGATTGACCAGTTGAAAAAAATTAAGCTGATCGAGGCGCTAAATTTGAACGAAGAAGCATCGTTAAGATTTGTTTCGCGTTATAATGAGTTTCACAAACAAATTCGTGACTTTCAGCGAAATAAAGAAACAGTCATAGATGAGCTTCAAAAAATTGTGAAAGATGGGGAAAAGGGATTCTCAGACCAGAAGTTTGAAGAATTGATCAAAAAATTTTCGCAAATTGAAACAGAATCCGATAAGCTCAAATATCATTTCTTTAAGTCACTTGAAGAAATTCTACCTAAATATAAAATTGCGAAACTTATAGTATTCGAACGTGAATTTGCTCGTGAGTTGAATAACCTCGTTCAAGATCGCCGCAGGATGTTGAGGGAAAGAAAATAATGCCACTGGAGTAACGATGGAATTCCAAATCCATTCTTATTAAGTGAGACTTGGGAATGAGTTTTAGGTGTAGACTAAGACCAGTGTTGAAAGTAATTATTTTTTTGTTGTAAAAATTGGAGCAAATTCAATAGCTGAATTTTTTCCCGAATTTTACATTTTCATTTTGCATTTTTGAATTAATTTTTCCCGCCCTTGTATTTCTAATCATAAAGTAATATTTTTGAACCGTTTTTTGCGGAAGTGGTGGAACTGGCAGACACACCATCTTGAGGGGGTGGCGCCGAGAGGCGTGCGGGTTCAAGTCCCGCCTTCCGCACTAAAGGAGGACTGCTCCATATTGGGTAGAACATTTTTACCCTCTCTAACGTTATGTAAAAAATAAAAAGGAGATTCGATGCAATACAAAAAAATAATTATACTTGTTCTTTTTGTCGCAGCTTCTGTAATTGCTCAAGATATGAAACCTGATGCGGCAAAATTATATAACGACGGGAATCAAAAAATGAAAGTTGGTAATTTTTCCGGTGCGATTCAAAGTTACGATCAAGCTTTGCAGATTGAAAAAGACTATCGTATTTATTATCAAAAAGGAATTGCACATAAGAAAAGTAATCAACTCGATGAATCTTATAATTCACTAATAAAATGTGCCGAAATGAAATCGGATTTTGATTTGGTGTACAACGCACTTGGTTCGGCAGAGTTTTCTCGCGGTAATTATGAAGAAGCTTCAGACTACTTTGTAAAATTATTATCAATTACAAAAAACGCTCAATTAAAAAAATTAGCGAATGATAATTTATCACTAAGCTATACAAAACTAGGTGATCTGGCCATTAGAGGAGGCGAACAAGAGAAAGCGATCAGTTTTTTGGATAAAGCTGTAAAGCACGATGACTCGAATGGAGCTGCACATCTTGCACTTGCAAAAGCATTCGTTGAATCAGGTAAATATAATGATGCTTTATCTGCAGCCGATGCCGCATTAAAAAGTAAAGCGAAAATATCCAAAGGAGGAGTTAACTATTATAAAGGACTTGCTCTAAAAAATCTCGGTAAGTTAAGCGAAGCAAAATCTTCATTTGAAGAAGGGAAAAAAGATCCAACTTACCGCACTGTCTGCGATTACGAAATTAAAAACCTACCCAAAAATTAAATTTTCTAATATGGCTGAGTGGAAATTTTCACTCAGCCAATACACTAAAATATCCTCCAATCTAAATTGCTTCACTCTAAATTTGTAAATATCTTTGGCAAAATATTTATTAATTATGAGTGAAATCCTAAAGCTATTACTAATCTTAATCTTCATCTCCCTTTTAATTGTAAGTTTAGAAACGTTAGCACATCGAAAAGTTCTCTCTGCAGAATTCGCAAGAAAATCTCTTCATATATTAGCTGGTGTGTTGATATCACTCTCGCCATTTATTTTTGATAATTTTTATTATCCGTTTATTACTGCTATAGCTGCATCATTATTCAGTATCGCTGCAGTGAAATTTAATTTTTTGCCGAGAATTGATCCGCCCAGCCGAGGAACACTTGGTACATTCTTCTTCTCTTTTTCATTTGCAATACTCCTAGTTTTTTACTGGGATAACTATAAATGGCTAATCTCTCTGAGCTATTTACTTTTTGTGATTGGTGATGCTTTTGCTGCAATCGTTGGAGAGAATTCAAAAAGAAGAATTACATTGGCAATTAATTCTGAACCTAAAACGCTGCAAGGAGCACTTACGATTTTTGCTACGACTTTTCTTTTGTTTGCAGCTTTCTGGAGCATCTTCAAACATCAATTATCTTTCCTTGATTTGTCTTTAGATAAGTTTGTAATTTTTAACATAATCGTTTCAACTGTGGCTATGGTAGTAGAAATTCTTTCACGAAAAGGAAGTGACAATATTTTTTTGCCGATAGTGATTTCATTCACGATTTTCATATGTGTGATACAGCCGCAATATTTAGACTCATTCGCATTAGGATTTGTCTTAAGTATTCTTATAGTATTTATTTCACTGCGATTTAAATTTCTTAGCATTGAAGGAGCTCTATCGACTTTTCTTTTAGCACTTTTTATCTATGGACTCGGTGAATGGAAATGGACTCTCCCAATTTTTGTCTTTTTTCTCTTTTCTTCGATTCTATCGAAATTAAGTGGCAGTTCTAAAAAATCTTCTGTGACTATGGGACGAACAAAGGGAAGTGAACGAGATATGATGCAAGTTTTTGCGAATGGAGGAATTGCATTTATTACAATTACTTTGAACTTTTTATTTCCAAATGATTCATGGTATTTGGTTTATTTAGTTTCACTATCCGTTTCCATGACTGACACTTGGTCTACAGAGATCGGAACATGGCTCGGAGAAAAAACTTTCCTAATTACAAATTTGAAAACTGTTAATAGGGGTGAGTCGGGAGGTGTATCATTAGTGGGAACAATTGGAGGAGTTTTTGGTTCTATTGTTGTTATTTCTTCAGGATTAATTTTTGTAAATTTATCTGTGGAACTATTTATAATGTTAGTAATATTTGGCACGGTGGGAAGTGTTATCGATAGTATTTTAGGAGCTTCAATCCAAGCGAAATATTACTGTACAAACTGTCATTCAATAGTTGAACTTAAAACTCATTGTAACAGAGCGGCAGAATTTAAAAGTGGATTTGGAATGATGAATAATGATTTGGTGAATTTTTCTTCTGTTTTGATCATATCAATAATCTTTTTTACAATCTTATGAAAACAAAAATCGTAATTTTCTTTGTATTTGTTTTTTCGGCAAGCTGCTTTTCGAGTGATTTTGATTTTAAATTTCGTAAAGCAATTGAACTTTTTGATAGTAAGAATTATGAAGAATCTTATCTATTATTCTCCCAACTAAAAGATTATCAGACACTGAATGTGGAAAAAATTCCTCTAGTCTATTTTTATTTAGGAGAAAACAAATTTCGGCTCGAACAGTTTTTTGAATCATCCCTCGAATTTGAATACTATGTTTGGAAATATCCGTTCGACCGGAACTACGATTTAGGATTATTGCGTCTTGGCCAGATATTTTTCAAGTTAGGCGAATACCCAAAGGCAAGGCAGTATTTAACAAAATTATTGGAAGAGTCTCCAGAACATGAGTTTTATGGTTTGGCAGAATATTGGATTGCGGAATGTTATTTCCAGGAAGGCGATCTTATAAGTTCAGAGCACTTTTATCTTGAGTCAATAAAAAATCGAGCAACAAACAAGCATGTTGATCACTCATTTTTTGCACTCGCTTACTTATATGAAACTCGCGGAGAATTTGAAAAATCAGAACTCTATTTCGACAGATTGCTTTTTGAATTGCCTGAATCAAGATTAACTCCTTTGGCTTTGGTTCGAGTTGCAAATTCATATTATCAACTTGGAAAATATCAACGCGCAATTTCTAAACTCAACGATCCCCAAGTGAAGTCTCTTCCGCAAACCAACCTTGCCGAAGCTTCTTACATTCTCGCAAATTGTTATTATCGAGCAAATCAATTTGCTGATGCAAGTAGAGAATTTGAATCTACTATTCAAAGATATCCAAATTCTAATATGACTCGCCCTGCAATTTATGGACTCGCCTGGAGTTTATATCAGGAGAATAAACTTCAAGCTGCTCATCATACTTTAAAAAAACTCACGGATGGTATTGATTCTTTAGCGGAGCGGGCAACTTATTGGTTAGGATTTTTCAGCAGGAATATGAATGAGAATGATCAAGCCATTGAGGAATTCAAAGAATATTTGCGCAAGTATCCCATCTTTCGTTTAGCTGATAAAGCAAAATTCGAAATCGGAATGATCTACTATCTGCAAAAAAGATTTAAAGATGCTGAAACATATTTGTTTAGTGTCTCGGAAGTGACACGAGACATGTCTGTCCGCGCAAAAGCGAGTTTAGTTCTTGGCAATATGGCTCTCGATCGTAGAAATTTTCCAAATGCCAAAATGTATTTTGAATCTGCAGTCAGTTCACTCGATGAAAGTTCGGCTGATTTCAATGTCGCATCAACTGGTCTTGGAATTTCTAACTTCTATTTAAATAATTTCGAAACAGCAGGGCATATTTTTAGAAATCTTCTGACAAGAAAAAATTTGACTGAGGTGGATAAAGTACGCCTCTATCTTGCTGAAAGTAACTTTGCAATGAAGAATTTTAGCGATGCAGCAGTTAATTATGAAGCGGTCTTACGTCAGAGTAAATCGAAGGATTTGATCCCCGTTGCACATTATGGTTTAGTCTATTCCAACTTCAATCTGAAAAATTATTCTTATGTGGTGAATCTAGGCGTAGATTTCCTAAAAAAATATCCAGCTTCGAAACACTCTCCTGAGATTAAACTGCGTTTGGCTGATTCATATTATGCAACTAAAGAATATTCTAAGGCAAGCGAAGCATACAGAGATTATTTTAATTCTTCTACTCTTGGACGCGGATCTGATTATGCTACCTATCAATATGCACAAGCTCTATACAAAGCCGGAAATATTAACGGTGCAATCGACGAATTCGTTTCTTTTCAAAATCGTTTTCCAGCATCAAAATATGCGGATGAAGCACAATATGTTATCGGCTGGATAAGATTTCAACAGGGACTTTATGATAATAGTATTTTTGAGTATGAAAAAGTATTGGAGAAGTATCCAACTTCTGCATTGATCCCGATTGTGTATTACTCAGTAGGTGATGCCTACTTCAATAAAGGTTTGTATGATCTGGCGATTTCTAGTTATCAACGTGTGCTTGATAATTATATGTCCTCGGATATTGTAATCGATGCAATGAATGGAATTCAATATAGCTATGTTGCACAGGGGAAGGTTGATGAAGCTGCATCGGCAATTTCAAATTTTGTTTCACTGAATCCTTCGCTTCGAAATCTCGATAGGCTTTTAATAAAGAAAGGAGATTTATTCCTTTCTCAAAGAAGATATCAAGATGCGATTTCGAGCTATCGCGAGTTCATTTCAATATTCCCAAGCAGCGGATTAGTTCCGAGTGCTTATTACTCAATTGCGAAAGCGTTTATACAATCTAAATCTTACACTGATGCGATTCAAAACTTAACGCTAATTTTTAGAAACTTCTCATCAAGCGAATTGGCAGACGATGCAGTGCTTGAATGCGGAAACGTATATCGCTCTGTTGAAGATTACGATAAAGCAATTCAGATGTATGATTATTTGATATCTAATTTTTCGAAATCAGCATTGGTTCCGGAAGCCGTTTATTGGAAGGGAGTCAGCTTCGTCGATAGAAAACAATTTGATCTCGCTGTGACTCACTTTCAGCATATAATAACTAATTATTCTTCAAATGCATACTATTCACGTACTCTTTATGAACTTGGGAAAATTTCGATGAACCAAGGCAATATTGAGCAGGCTCGCAATTACTTTAAACAAGTTGTCGATCTACGCAATGATGAATTCGGAGCGGAAAGTCAATATTATATCGGAGAGTTTTTATACAGTCAAAAACTTTATGATGAAGCAATCACAGAATTCCTGAGGCTGAAATTTGCCTTTGCCGGGCATGTTGAATGGCTTGCAAAAGGATTATTTAAAGTTTCAGAGAGTTACGAGATTTTAAAAGATAAAAGTAAAGCGAAAGACTTCTATCGTGAAGTACAAAAGCTCCAGCCAACGAGTGAGATTGGCATTGAAGCAAAAAAAAGAGCGGATAAAATCAGATGAAAAAATTACTAAGTTTACTTTATATTTTAATTCCAATTTTTGCTTTTGCTCAAACTGATACACTTGTGTCAAAAACACCGGAGATTGAATTACCCGATTTTGTCATAACAGGAACGACAAAAATCGATATGCCAACTCAAATGAAAGAAACTCCTGATGTGATCTCTGCTTTATCAGAACAGTTTATTTTGCCAAAAATTGGCGTCGAGAGTCTGGAGCTTGAAGGATTAACTGATCCAACCAAGCTGCAGGCAAAGATAAAGGATTCGCTCGAGTTCAATAATTTCAGATTTACTCTTGGTGCGGGCCTTAATCAGCTTCCATTCGCAAACGCATTCTACTCGCAGAGAGTTAATCGATTTAAAATAAATGCTTATGGCTCATTAAGTAAGGTTAGGAATTATATGCCAAATTCCGGTTACCATGATTTGTTATTGGGAGGAAGCACAACTTACATCATACGGAAAGAAAGTGAACCGCCTGCAAGGATTAATATTGCCGGATCATTTAATCAACACTACTTTTCGCCATTTGTATCTCCAACTGACAACAAATTCCGCAGCTCAAATTTAATTAATATCAATGGTTCATTTGAAAATCTTTTCTGGAAAGAGTTCAATGTGGATTTGGGTGGTTTCTCTGACATACATTATTTATCAGATTATAATTCATCACATTTCAATTTTAGTCCATTCATCTCTGCAAAATCAAGTTTCGAACATTTCATCCTTTCTGCTCGATTTAATCCGTCACTTCTAAAATCTTCGACTTCCACAAGTGAAAGTAATTTGATTCTTGCACTCTCATCCGAAATGCAGCTGAGAAAGATTTTTAACCGAATGAACATCATTGTTAACGTCGATTATCAATCGAGAAGCGAAACCGGTTCGCAATTTCTTGCTCCCTCAGCATCTATCGGAGTTGGAATTCTAAATAATCTTTCAATTGGTGTCTTGTACCAAAATCGACTAGTTCAACTAACACCGCCGACCTTATGGAAAAAAAATCCTTACACCGACACCTTGCATTACAGGCACAACTACGAACGCATAAAAAACAAAATTGGATTTGTATTGCGATTTTATACTTCACGTTTGATGAACGTTGAATTTAATATTTCGCAGTATAGTCATTTGGGCAAGATTATGTTTGTCCCATCAATAACAAATACAGGTTATTTTGATATAGTTCGATTAGATGCGAAAGTAATGGAGGCAATTTTAATGGCAAATCTTTCTTTCGGAGGATTTGGAGACCTCTTTGGTTCAGTTAGATATTTAGACTCCAAATTAAATCTCAATTCAAAGTCGGAACCCTTTTCACCGCGCATTCAGGCAAATATTGAATATGTCTATAAATTTGCTTTTTCGCTTTTATTGAGATTAAGATTTTTGTATAATTCAGTAAGTTATTCTGATATTGGAAATAACTCTAGGATTAGTGATTTAGCTGATCTTGGATTCTGTGTTGAATATGAAATTACAAAATATTTGCGTGCTGGACTTGAAACTTCAAATATTTTTAATAGAAGAAATTATCGATGGATAAACTATCAGTTGAAATCAATTGATTTGCTTTTATATTTATCAACAAATCTATAAAATATTATGAATAAACATGATTTAGTTGCGGTAATTTCAAGTAGGACAGGCCTTACA encodes:
- a CDS encoding tetratricopeptide repeat protein — translated: MKTKIVIFFVFVFSASCFSSDFDFKFRKAIELFDSKNYEESYLLFSQLKDYQTLNVEKIPLVYFYLGENKFRLEQFFESSLEFEYYVWKYPFDRNYDLGLLRLGQIFFKLGEYPKARQYLTKLLEESPEHEFYGLAEYWIAECYFQEGDLISSEHFYLESIKNRATNKHVDHSFFALAYLYETRGEFEKSELYFDRLLFELPESRLTPLALVRVANSYYQLGKYQRAISKLNDPQVKSLPQTNLAEASYILANCYYRANQFADASREFESTIQRYPNSNMTRPAIYGLAWSLYQENKLQAAHHTLKKLTDGIDSLAERATYWLGFFSRNMNENDQAIEEFKEYLRKYPIFRLADKAKFEIGMIYYLQKRFKDAETYLFSVSEVTRDMSVRAKASLVLGNMALDRRNFPNAKMYFESAVSSLDESSADFNVASTGLGISNFYLNNFETAGHIFRNLLTRKNLTEVDKVRLYLAESNFAMKNFSDAAVNYEAVLRQSKSKDLIPVAHYGLVYSNFNLKNYSYVVNLGVDFLKKYPASKHSPEIKLRLADSYYATKEYSKASEAYRDYFNSSTLGRGSDYATYQYAQALYKAGNINGAIDEFVSFQNRFPASKYADEAQYVIGWIRFQQGLYDNSIFEYEKVLEKYPTSALIPIVYYSVGDAYFNKGLYDLAISSYQRVLDNYMSSDIVIDAMNGIQYSYVAQGKVDEAASAISNFVSLNPSLRNLDRLLIKKGDLFLSQRRYQDAISSYREFISIFPSSGLVPSAYYSIAKAFIQSKSYTDAIQNLTLIFRNFSSSELADDAVLECGNVYRSVEDYDKAIQMYDYLISNFSKSALVPEAVYWKGVSFVDRKQFDLAVTHFQHIITNYSSNAYYSRTLYELGKISMNQGNIEQARNYFKQVVDLRNDEFGAESQYYIGEFLYSQKLYDEAITEFLRLKFAFAGHVEWLAKGLFKVSESYEILKDKSKAKDFYREVQKLQPTSEIGIEAKKRADKIR